CCCATACCACCTATGgtaagcaaagaaaagaacacgCAGACTTCCCTGGTTTATCAGTACAACCAAGAATGTAAATGGATTCCCACGCTTCTAAGAAAACTTCTTTCTATGCTGAACGTGGGAATAACCCAATGGAGCGCATCATAATGACAGCATAAATAGAACAATTTTGCGCGacggattttctttttgaatcaaaattccaaaagaaatcGGGCTACATCTCAAGAAAAGATCTTCTCgcgagaaagaaaggaagactCGAAGCTCACTAGTAGAGGTCCATCAGACATCGAAATATACAACAATGACGATGAAGCTGATCGGTACATCCAACTTCTTCGCCACTGTAGAAGGGGGAAGAGAGTTTGCAAGTAACGAGAAGGTGATTATCTCCCCATACTTTCTCTAGTTGATACGCCGAGTTCACTCCAATTTCATGAGGCTTTCATAGAAAATGTGATTTCTTAAAAGGTGCAAAGCGGTCACAACTTCCTACCAAATACTTTCCTAGGATCTCCTTCGGTCACCTTAGAACAATAGTCCACTAGAAAGTAATATCTTCAAATTGCTCCCTCCTCATTTTCAACAGGTATTTTCTTCGGATATGTTATATATAGTTTcaataattcaaaaacattACGACTCATAAAGGTTAAGGATGTGTCCAATCAAAAAGCTGCTGGGTCGGAACCcttactactttttattttataacatCTTTTTCGCTCCCAATTACAATTAGTTTAACCTAGAAAAAATCATAGGAACTTTTTGCAAACCTTTGTCTCAGAAAACGCTTATCGTTCCAATAACTGCCCATAGAGAAAGCTGATAGAGGTGGTACATCGTAGATAACACTTAGCCAGCTCTGCGACTCCTGGCCGTCCTCTACTTTTACTCTTTCGCGTTCCCTTCCAGTCATGCCCGCAGCAGGAGCGTCCTCGTTCTCATCTAAGTCTCTGCTTGGTTCTCGCCGCAACACGTTATTAAATGTCTCCATTTCCTCCACCGTAAGAGACGACCGAAGAGCTGAACACATATTTCAGtcagactgaaaaaaaaccaacctaGTCTGCACTTTATCTCTGCTAGACGAAAACAGTTTAGGAGATAGAATGTGTATACCTCGCCAGATATCTCTTTTTGAAAGCGGTTGGTCAAATGGAAGTGAACTTTTCTCAGTATGCGGGAAAGAGGTGCTATGTCCAGCATGTTCTGTTTCCAAACCCGtctaaaataaacaagaagttGGTTCGTGTATATATTAAGATTACGCATTATTCATTAAACTTAATTCCTAGAATCACGCACAATGAGTGTCTACAGTTTGAAGTTTAACTATTCGTAGATTCGTCCACGTTAAAGTCATTGACAGTGAATCAAGAGTAGTAAATCTACTGAGAAAACGTACCCACTTCAGAATCAAAATCCCAAACAAGTCATTTCACTATCTGTTACCACTATCTGATAAATACATTAAGTAAAGTTACCGTCTCATTCAGCACCCAGAATAAAGTATGTTACGAACAATGGTaacattttaaaatcaatGCTTCATCTATTCTTTTGACAAGGTAATTTGCAGCTCGTCAATCTCATGATCCTTCTGAATGTTTCGGCACATCACTTCAGGCAAACGAAGGGATGGCCATGCTGCTTTCCCAATAATGTATAGTGTAAGTTTAACAACGAATTAATGACCTACAGGCAATCAACCACATTTCAAAATGTGATTCTTCGCTTATTGTGAATTGTATTCACTATGTTGACAGTAATTCTATAATATAAAGCAGTACTGTATCCGTTCAAAGTGAATTTCGACTAACATGCTTACATTCATAAAGCTTACACTTCAAAATCAGGATgcttaatattataataaccTCTGCGAATTTGCTTGTTGCTAGCTATAAACCTGCTCCGTAAAACTTTGCAGCGATATTTCGATCAGTGTTATATGATTCAGTGATAGCGTTGCAATCGGGCCGATGAAACAACATCTGAACACCAAAGAGCATGGAAATCGAACGTCGAAAACACAGCCAGAATACTCGAAATGAATATAACCTTCAGTAATCTAACGTCGGGGCGGGTATGGTGCAgccggttagaggtccgttgtagccatacggtcgatggttcgaaaccgccctagtgccagctaagcatttcatccctccggggtcgataaattggtaccagacttgtccaggaggataaaaacagtgacttgatcatcggtttTCACCCGtaagccattgtataggctaacacacgttccaaaaccacaacgattacgaatagcagtaaaaacgcgttggcgcatcccatgtggattgatacgcaGTGAATTGATCTTCTACTTTTAATCTAACATTTTTCCAATATAGACGGCAGTACGATCCTCTGtcgaatgctcgaagccgtagaGGATCCGGCGCCTATTCACCGGTCAGTAAGTGTACCAAGCTCAATATATTTCGATGTTTCACATTAAAAAGTTACCTTAACCAAGTAGTCATGTTTAGGTATTAGATGGACTATTTTAGATGCAGAATAAGTGCGATATCCCACGGTTCTAGGCTTATTCGAACATGAAAACAGGATTTATAAATGTTCCACAACTTTACCTCGTTATCATCATAGGCAGAAGGTGAGAACTCGAATTCGCTATCTGAATCGCCATGTGCAGCGGAATTGTTGTCGTCACAATCGGGACCACTTTTGACGACGCCCACCTTCCCAGCGTTGATCACATTGGATCTAAAGGAATTGAATCTCCTAAAACACATCTGTCCAGAACACAAGTCACTGAACAGATTAACACGCCGATTTTTGCACCTGAGATGCTCTACTGCgaagaaacgaaacaaaagGTTTCTATTAAACTTAATTCTTTCCCCCCAAACAAGGAACCTACCTGTGTTCGTCATCGTTATCATCCTGTGTTACGTCAACATCATCTGCGAATGCTCCAGCATCACTTGAGTCGTCCTCTGTCAACTCTTCAAAAGGCTCTAGTTCATCGGGAGATCCCATCTTAATAATTTTTAGGTGAATTCGGAAACACGAATatgcaaaaagcaaaaaaagcaaatatacTTGGGAATCTGAGGGCGGATAGATAGGAATCACACGAAGTGGGCGAACAACTTGCGGGGCAGGCTAAAATAAAGTAACAAGAGGATTCCAAACAAAATCACGAAATAAGGACCCAGAATTGGAAAAGTACCGTCGCCACAGAAGTTTGTCTGACAGAACTAGAGCTTCGTGGCTGCGCGTACTCGCTATTCCTCGTTACAACATTCCGTAAAGAGTTTAGAGCGGGTAAAAGATTTGCCCCGTTCGAAACAGGCTGAAGGGAAAATATTAGTACCAGCTAAAACAACTAACAATATTCTTTCAAAgcattgaaattgaaaaatgaaatgaaatatacTTGGAATAACTGGTTGCTGATACGTTGCATTTCAGCAGCAATCGGCATGTGAGGCAATGTTGGTATGTGTCTGGTGAGGTTTACCATCCTGAACATCTCGTCTACATCGGCAATATCTGCACTCCATGGCGGTAAACCAATTGTTGCTGAGCCTCCAGATCCTGCTCCAACTGTTGGAGCAGGTACATTGCCACCTcccactcaaaaaaaaagaacatcagGACGAAGAACAACATTGGAAAGATTCTATCACGCCCAGAACGAACGATTTGCACCGATTCCTGCCGGCTGACGTGCAGTCCGTCTAGCTAGCATCGGACGACGAGCGTTCGTCCGAGTAGGTTCCGCACGATATGTCGCTGCTTCAAGGTTCCTGCAATGAAAGTGGGTACGAGTAATTACTAAAGATTAGAAGTTTATGCAAGTATATCCTAATTAATGCACGAAACTGCAACTGCAAAGAACATTGCTTAGAATGTAAGAATGAAGAGGAACCGCAAGTGCGACGAAACGAAACTACCTCCTTTTTAAGTGATTCTAATAATCATATACTATTTTGTACTATAAATTACTACTAACAACTACTGCGGTGAATATCATCGAATGCTTAATCATTCTGTACAGGCGATGAAAATGAAGGAGGTAGTGGTCATAGCAACATATCCAATGATTTTGAGAGAAGTAATATCAAAACGGACTAACTCATTTTTCCGCTCgtaaatttcttttcgaagtAAGAGTGGAAATCCATCCTATTTTTaccttcttaattttttttaacgcgTGATGTAAGAACTGCTTAGCAAAGCAGCAGATTTTGCAAACGAAACTGACATAGTGTAAACTCTACACTAAGTGTTCACACTCTACacataagaaaatatttgctcGAATGTTCGGTTTCTGTTAAAACTTAGAAGTATTCATAAGTATCTCAATCCCTTTTGAACCGATTTGGGCCATCCACAAATAGCAGTGAGACAGGACACAGAATATAGGCTATCTCCCGCATAGAACTACTGCCCATCGATCGTACTGGATTTTTTCGCTCTACACTGAGTGAGACATGCCAACAGGGGTACAAGACAAGCTAGTAATTGCGCAACTGAACCTGGCTTGAGGTCGCTTTGGCCCGACAATACTAaacatttacttatttatttatttacacaaGATGGCTTCCGCGCCGCTTCAACCAGCTTGTAGTGTTTTACAGGTAGAACAAATCCTGGTTATCTTCTGTGTATTGCAGTTTGATATATATCACTCAGCTAAAGTTCATAGGATCTAACACTGAGGCTAGCTCAAGCGACGAAACCAgcctgtttaaaaaaatctccaagCCATACCAAATACAACTACAAGCTAGTaagaaatccaaaagaaaCCAGATAAATCGTTTGCTTCACTCTCagtttggaaggaaaactgtCTCTAAAAAGTAGCGTctaagccgaaaaaaaaaaatgcaaactaACGCATGAAATGCAGTCCAATGAGTCTTCAGGTTATCGATTTCTCTGTTTGCATCAAATTCTGGACAAGCAATACACATTGGACAAATCTGAAAACATATTCTTAAATGCACATTCTGAATTCCTAAGATTATACGAGATTCAAGAAGAGAATGTAcccaaaacaaaacagtaaaaaaataaatggataccACATTAACACGTGGCACGGGTGGTTCAGCGTGTACGCTCAATATGTGGCTGGCGAAACTACGAAGGCTGAAACCATTTGAGCCGCAATAGGGGCAGGTGAACGATGCGATCCGACAAGCATCGTAGTTTTTTGATCCATCACCCTCATAAACAGCATCTAGacagaattttagaaaatggaTGAGCGCatccttttacttttactgcAGAGAAAAACTAAGGAAACATTAAACTttaggaagcaaaaaaatggcaaaacgTGCCGAAATCTCTCTGAGTCATTATCATCTGCACAGGATGATCCTCTGAATGGATCAAGGATGTGTCTGTTCCTTCTGGTCGAAACCGATTGCTCAGATAACATGCTTGACATAAGTCGAAATCGTAGCAGCGAAGGCACTTGTATCTATTTCCGGAAAAATTTCCACTGAGACACCCGTCACATGAGACTCCTGTAAGCAAATAAACTAGAAAATCTGCCACCAAAATCTGCCATTTTACTGATGTTCCATTCTGCACAAGTTGCATCCAGTATTCTAGTACACCATGGAAGCCTGGTGTACGTCGTTACAATGCCACTGCACCCACTGATTTCATCGCATATGTTTCAACGCTGATCTTGGAACAGGAAAGATCATTCTTCTTGGCAATACAAATGTATTCGCCGCAATCTGTCTGTTTAAAGGCAGAATACCATGAAACTTCTATACCAGGTTTTAAATTGCGGAGGAacacgtggttccgctcatctcttcgtgattgtcgtaagaaacggcacaGGAATCGCTTTGGTTCCTACGGGGTGTGTCAGAACGTATATGAACACTTTCCCTTCCCCTCAGCTGGTTATT
This window of the Necator americanus strain Aroian chromosome III, whole genome shotgun sequence genome carries:
- a CDS encoding hypothetical protein (NECATOR_CHRIII.G10575.T1), with product MSLPPSYHEGVSCDGCLSGNFSGNRYKCLRCYDFDLCQACYLSNRFRPEGTDTSLIHSEDHPVQMIMTQRDFDAVYEGDGSKNYDACRIASFTCPYCGSNGFSLRSFASHILSVHAEPPVPRVNVICPMCIACPEFDANREIDNLKTHWTAFHANLEAATYRAEPTRTNARRPMLARRTARQPAGIGANLGGGNVPAPTVGAGSGGSATIGLPPWSADIADVDEMFRMVNLTRHIPTLPHMPIAAEMQRISNQLFQPVSNGANLLPALNSLRNVVTRNSEYAQPRSSSSVRQTSVATPAPQVVRPLRVIPIYPPSDSQMGSPDELEPFEELTEDDSSDAGAFADDVDVTQDDNDDEHRSNVINAGKVGVVKSGPDCDDNNSAAHGDSDSEFEFSPSAYDDNETGLETEHAGHSTSFPHTEKSSLPFDQPLSKRDIWRALRSSLTVEEMETFNNVLRREPSRDLDENEDAPAAGMTGRERERVKVEDGQESQSWLSVIYDVPPLSAFSMGSYWNDKRFLRQRKLHREMSMASGTESVLCKADIALAFVRDIGAVPPKGREFSSPDNSLRLTLAQLDIPNMVTGEDGNSPNNDSGAADQMKQDALLVASRRLQSESEIVGTSVGEQLGIEVLPETIGAASSLQAANSSQVSDGESSEDDDASEQSGRPDEVEFLTTDAEPRS